In the Balaenoptera musculus isolate JJ_BM4_2016_0621 chromosome 2, mBalMus1.pri.v3, whole genome shotgun sequence genome, taatgaagctcaggttcttgctgtctcatcgcagaaagaattcagtgagagacaaggTGATCGGTAAGAAGTGGGTTTATgtagagagatacacactccacagGCAGAGTGTGGGCATCTtctcagaaggcgagagcagcaccagggtatggggttctCTGTCTTCacaggggtgggtaatttcacgggctaatgagtgggaggagtattccagctattttggggaaggggtaggGCTTTCCAGGAATTGAGCCAcggcccactttttgacctttatggtcagcctcggaactgtcatattgcctgtgggtgtgtcatttagcttgctgatgtgttacaatgagcgttTACTGAgactcaaggtctagtggaagttgactcaTCCGCCATCTTGGActtatttggttctaatcagtttatgtcgtgtcctcgggctatgtcattcttttaaaggttgtgccctgcccccttccctcctgtttcagttaCAAGGGTTTCAGGAACTCTGTGCTAGCAACTGAGgacagatatgtgtgtgtgtgtgtgtgtgtgtgtgtgtgtgtgtgtgtgtgtgtatagttttttTCTATGACCTGACCCCAGAGATTATGGTTTAACTGGAATGGGGTGGGGTCCAGGCATCAGTATTGTTTaaataattccttgtgctattcCAGTGCACAGCCAGACTTGAGAACCGATGAATGTGGAAGAATACATGGTTAGTGAGTAATCAGCTGCTTCTTGACAAGCATCACCAAGTGCAACTTAATGGTAGAAACTAAACAGGTTTCTGATCCCCTGGAGAGAGGGTCCTCCCCAAGTGCTCATTCATACTGCGGATGCCCTACCAAGCTGCATAGCCTGGCCCTCTTGCTGCTTCAGTCTGAAACTGGCAACTGTGTGTTAGAACAGCTCTTCTCCAGTATCTAGTATGGAACAGGATTGGGGTTCTCTTGCCATCATGGACCAAAGCCTGTGGGCCAAGTCCCAACACAGAACAGACACCCTACTATGAGTGATTGCCAATGCCGCTCTCCACAGCACCATACTGGTTAGCTGGCACAAGCACTTATGAAAAGTGGCCAAAAAGGAGCTGAGAAGAAAGTGGCTTACccattttttaagaaagattggCACCCGCTATGCTCACCATAAGGCACATTGGGAAAGCACTGGTCACACGGACTCAGCGAACCAAAACTGCATCTCATGGTCTCACACGGACTCAGTGAACCAAAACTGCATCTCATGGTCCCAAGGGCCATGTTTCTGAAGTGAGTCTTGCTGCAGAGAGATACCATCGCATTTAGAACATTCGAGCTAATTTCTGAGAGCTTTCCAGATAAAAACTGCCTGACCTTGTACAGGTGTTTGCTTAATACCTGTTTTGTCGTTTTCAGAGTATGAGTTTCACCTtcagttgttaaatttattcctaaatgttttgttttggtgcTACTGTGAATGGaactgatttcttaatttcatttttggattgttcattccAAGTGTATAATAtacaattgattttatttattgaccTTGTTATCCTGAAACtttgttaaacttatttattagttctaacagtgttTTGGGGTATgtattccttgggattttctatgtaaaagaTCACGTTATCTGCAGATagagatggttttacttcttttccacctcagatgctttttctttttcttgtctaattgccctggctaaaacttccagtacaatattgaataaaacaggcaaaggcaaaaaaaccccaacaaaaataaaaaacaaaaaactgcctgACCAACTTCCTTGGATTGACTCTGAACGTGTAGCAAAATGACAGAAGTGGCAGGCCATGGCTGACACTCGTGCTGACTTCGAGACTATGGATGGTTACTGGCTTCATCTATTCCACGTCGGTGTCCATTTCCTACCGCCGCTTTAACACATCACCACAAACGGAGGAGTGTAAAACAACATGAGTTTATTCtgttacagttctggaagccagaagtctgaaatgggtcttatCTGGTAAAACCAAGGGGTTGGCAGGGTTGTGTTCCTTTCGGAGGCTCTTGGGGCTTTATGTATTCTTTGGCTTTTGGCTCCTTCCTTGCATGTCTCAGGCCTCTGCTTCCTTCATcacatcttctctgactctgacttgCCTTCTCCCCTCTTTAAGGACCCAGGTGATTACATGGGGTCCCCCTAGGTTTTCCAGGATAATGTCTGCATATCAAgttcttaatcacatctgcagtgTTTCTTTAGCCATATAAGGTACCACatccacaggttccagggataaGGATGTGGCTGCCTTTGCGGGCAATTATTCTACCacggtaaatttttttttttttttaaaaagcattatcgGCTTCAGAAGACCTCCTATGCTCAGCACCTAGTGGTGTGCCAAACCTGGAAGACAGTGACAGAAATCCTGACCATAGACGTACAGATAAATGACTTGAAACAAGTGCTAAATAAGATGACCCCGGGCAGCATGGGAAAGGCATAAAAGAGGCTTACCAGTCTATTTATCCTTTCCACGATGTGTTTGTTCTGAAAAGGcacacttttgttttgttttttagatgttCACATCTTTTGCCTAATTCTAATTGTCCTGTCTTAATATTGAGAATTCATTACATACTGTGGACATAAGtcctttattttgtgtatgttttgcAGACTTAGTCTCCCAGTCAGTgccttgccttttctttctttttttatttattttatttatttatttttggctgcgttgggtcttcgttgtggtgcgcgggcttctcattgcggtggcttctcttgttgtggagcacaggctctaggcgcgcgggctcagtagttgtggtgcacgggctcagtagttgtggttcacgggctctagagcgcaggctcagtagttgtggtgcacaggcttagctgctctgccgcatgtgggatcttcccggaccagggctcgaacccgtgtcccctgccttggcaggcggattcttaaccactgcgccaccagggaagtcccaaaggcaCAGTTTTGAACTGGGAAAAACTAACGGAGCTTCGTGGGGCAGGTAGTTCTGGAAAACAGGACCTGAAGTTGAATGAATTGATAGATGTGAGCTCGTAACCCAAAATCTATTTAAAGGTCAGAACTTATCAATGGAAACAAAAAGTCTTATCAGTGACAAAAAAgttataatgaaaattatatcTTTCAGCTAGTTAATTTCAAAGCCTCAAGACTCACTGATCTGGGGGGACTTCTTCAGTCTCCCGGGTTTAATGGCCTTCTTTGCACGTTGGCACTTGGGCTGTTTCTGCAGTGATGCCAGGCAGCACTGGAACATGTTTTCTCTGGTGGTGGCGGCGGGGAGGGGACCCAGAAGCTGACCCCAGGACAAGGCTCCAAGTCCCAGGAGGTGATTCAGGAGGGAAAGAGCCGCTGGCAGGggactgggggaagggggcaAGGACGGGAGAGAACCAATTGCCTACGTCATCCAATGAGTTACTGCTGCACGTGAGCGAAGGTTAACCTCAGGTTGATTCCTCCCTGCGGAAGCAGGTGGCTGGGCCTTTGATACCTCCGCCCCAGGCACCATCATTTCTTGGCATTTCCACTCAACTCAGTGAGAGGCAAAGGACTCCAGAGGCAAGAGAAAGCCCCTCGGGCCACAGAATGCAGATCTGGCAGTTCAAAGTGATGGGCGTGGGGGGACTAACCTCTACACAACCGCTGCAATGGTTTCAAGTGGGGCTCTTTCTTCCCCTGCAtaatacagtaagtctcctacatacgaaccttcaagttgcgaactttccaagatgcgaacgtgcattccATCAGTGTCAGGCGTGAGTGGAATTGccgcttgccctccgtctcctattgctgacgatccttcagctctaccgtcgcccacctcctctccctccagtcAGTAACTATTCTTGCCGGCTCACTCGATGCCAgaccctggatgccagctgttgtgctGTACTACTGTCCTTTTCAAGGGACTGTACTGTAAgagtaaaaatgttttctttattttttgtgttcgtttttttatgtattatttgtgtgaaaagtattctaaacctattacagtacagtactatatagccgattgtgtttgTCGGGTACCTAGGCTAGGTctgttggacttaggaacaaactggacttacgaacgcgctctcagaacagaactcgtttgtatgtagaggacttactgtagTTAATGCTACCACGGTTAGAACAGGAAGAACCAGAGCAAGGCGGGTACCAATGGAATGCTACTGCAGTTATATTTTAGAACAGAACGGGATGATTACTAGAGACCACGTTTCATGGCTTTGGTGTCTCAAAACATTCCATTGAAGTCTGCATTTTGGAGTCTTTTGTAAAATGACACTTACATGATGTAGAATCAaacagtggatttttaaaaagataatgacaGGTATTACCAAGAAGTAAGGCTAGTAAGCATAAATTTTCACTTTGTGGACTTCCTTGTCATCACATTCCCTCTGTCTGTTGTAGTAATAGAAAGTATTGTCCCGTCTCTCAAGTTTCTTCACATATCCTGTCTCTGGCCAACGATCTACCTGTATATTGAAAACCAGAATACAAATATTGTAATGCTGATgttctttttatataatatttcactATCAAACAGTTAAAAACACAAGTCACGTCGAACAATTaaagtacaaaattaaatttaaaaacacttgaGCTCTTAGTGatatcttacacacacacacacacacacacaacacacaacacacTTAAGTTGTATCCTTATACTGCAGGACAACTAATTCAGTGCTTCTCCCTAGATCCCAATTTCTAGATTTAAATTTCTACTCTGCAGCCAAgataaaacattcaaaataatctaaacttaaaaaaaaaaaaaatctaaactttaTCCGTCTTATGTTTACAAACTATTTTAAGCATTATTACTTACTAACTTCTAAAAATAATACCCAAGGAGGAAATTAGGGCTAGGCCCAGGCCACAGGGGTGACTAAAGGAAGCAGTTAGACTAGAGATATCTAAATCTCTACATCTAGAAAATCTCTATATCTAGAGAAATACACATGTATTTCCTCATGTCCATGTTTCAAGTTCACACCTTAAAACTcaatttttcatagaaatttgaGGTCATGAACATAGTCCTTAGCAATCTCTTCTTACCTTCTCCACACTAGTCTTTCTCGTTCGCCATATTGGTTTGCTTACTTGATCGTTTGGCTTGATCTAGTTTGGacatttttctccccttcctctctgaaTTCGCGTTATACCTTCTTGCTCAGGTCAATGCATTTTTGCTGTGTTAGGTATGTTGCTTCTGGATTGTGTGACATGTACTCCACCACTGTCAAAACCCTAGTAATCTGATTTTGTGTTCCTGGCATAAAAACAAGTCCTGTTCTTCAACATCATCTCTACAGGCAGCTACTCATTCTCCAATCCCTCACTTACAAATCACAGCTTCCAAACTGGAACACGAAAATGCCACGAATACAAAAGAACACACATCCTTTATTTTCTAACAACATATTTTCGCTTTCTTCTGTGGTCTCGCTTATTTAGGAGTTAGCAAAAACGGGTAGCAGCCTACTGGTAAACCTTGGCAGGCTCTCTGACACGTACATCATAGAGAAAAGCAATGCTCTCCATCGCTTAGGTCAAGCCTGCTTTTTGTTGATTCCATTACCCtcagcagagaaaggaagaagttcTCAAGATACCATTACTGCTGTCTTCCTCTTGGGGCCAAGAGCAGGCTCTCTCATTTAGTAGGGTCCCCCAACCACCTCATTCAGCGAAGACACAGTACACTGCTGCTTCTTCAGAATACCCGCAGCACTTTATGTGGGATTGAGGAAGGAGACAGACGGGCCCAGGCTGGGCAGCTGCAACCAGTCTCCTGCTGACACCTCGAGATAAGAGACCAGCATGAGCAGAGCCCTGATTGGGTGGAAGAAAACGTGaccacatttttctcattcttgtgGCAAAGGGGATTTTCTGGCTGGACACGTGCGCAGAGAAGATCCTCAGTCTTGGGAGGGGCCAAAGGAGAGAGGAGCcaccagcccataatatgtcctgccaacctcccagaaaccttcgcactggaatccatcttggctgagagatgtgtATGCacccaccaggaaggaccctgagtcaggcCAAATGTGGGCACGAACAGGACGATTGGCCAGAGGTAACCCAGAAGACTGCCCCCATGTAAGCGATCTCAGCCACCCCTATTGCGCGCAACTCTGAGTCTGCCTGTGTGTTCTTCAACACGTACTTTGCTCCCAATAAACACTTTATCTGCTTCACAATCTCTGTcactttgctgaattctttcttcaaagaagacaaggaCTGAGGTCCTGCTTCCAGCTTACTCACCCTAGGAAATCGGGGGGGGGCTTCCAAACAGAGGTACTGGTTCTGTCTCATCAACCTCtaggattttttctttctataaccCTTTgctgtttcataattttttcttcttggctttCTACCCATCACTCCCATTCAACCTAGGAAACCTTCATTCCTTAGAGAATGGTGGAGGGGTGTGATATGGTCCTCAAGTCAGCTCTCCTTGGGCAGGAGATCAGTAAGCATTAATAGTGCCCATAAGGACATGTGCTTCAGGTAAGGATAAGAACATCGCTCAAACCCTTCAGACCGCTGCCAATCAAGGCAAGCCTTCAGTTACCCTCCTGTCCGTCCTTTAAGGCCCACTGCAAATGCCTCTCGGGGCATGAAGCCCTTTTGGAAGATTGTCCCTGAAGGAAGAAAATTTCGTCTTCCTTTAATTTTGGGGGGCATGTATTTTCACTTGCGTAAGTTTTTATTGTTCGTCACTCTTAATCTTCCACTCCAAGATATAGGAATAATAAAAGCTATCATTCACTGAAcgccattcattcactcagcaaactaCTACTGAGCACTACAGTGTGAGGCACTTGCaacacatgatttcatttaattcctgAGACAATTTTCTAAAGCAGGCACTGGCATCACCATTTTACACTTGAGCTCAGTAAGGGTTATGAACCTTGTTCAGGGTTCCCTAGCCAAGGAGGAGAGCCAGGATGCAAAGCCTGGGCAGACTGATTCCAAATCCTGTACTCTAAATTTCTTGAGGTCAGgcatttgcttttatatttatctttttaaagcacctggcacagaaaTTTGCACATGGCAGGTACCCAATAGATATACACTGAAGTGAAATGCAAAACCTCTCTACAACTGTCAAGTCACACAGTGGATCAggctgttacacacacacacacacacatacacacatacacaacccTCAGGTGCTTTTTGGGACTTCCCCTTTAAGGGTGTTCTTTGTGTTCCCTTAAATCTGATCTTATCTCAGTCTCTTATCTCTTATCTGATCTCAATCACAACAGTTTCTGGGGTGGTGGTGTAGGTGCATCAGCGCCTGTATGATCGCCTTGCCTATATGATCCTGGGTCTTACACACCTTTCAGGGGCATTGCCTATCCCAATCTTAAGGCACGTGTATGAAGCTTATTTTTGAACTGCATTAAAATGCTGATGCTTGTGTTTTACAACTATTTAGAAGCCACAGATGATAGAGTAATGAAAACTCCCTTTTGGTAATGGGGACCAAAGAGTAAAATGCTGGTAGATATGAAGAAATGGATATGTGAAAGTCATAGTCATCCATCAAATCCTCATTTGATCagtatgtttattttcattccttaCCACCCCTAATAATCTCTATTGAATTAACATCCATTAAATGAAAGAGTCTATTACATTTTAGGTCTGTATTGCCTCCATCTTTTTTCCTATCTACTTTTTTAGGAGGTGTTAAGCAGAGATCAAAGAgtagaatgaaggaagaaaaagaatatggggATCTGAAAAACCCATCTAAGAATTAGTCTCTGAACAATGGTgagttaataataaaaacataaaacaaaaataaaaaacaagttaaTAATAAACACTTTGTTGCAACCTCAGCTCTAAAagttaaaatacatttatgaatACTATGTCATATTCTATAATATCCTCCTAAACTCAGCCTCCTAGTATTCAGTagaataaatgaacttaaaaaatcacattataaACTGGGGCCATATCTAGATTTTGGTATAGTCTTTGGAAAGCAAAACCATGTCTCTAATCTCTCGAGAAAGTCTGGAATACACAACCAAAGTCGGGAGATTTTGTCACCTAAAGAATTTAACCCCTTTATAATttgtggttaaaataaaaaagaaacaggaaagaaataatagTTCCACAGAAAACTGAATATCTGATAATAGAATTACCTTAGGGAGAGAAAATGACTCTGCTTTGATGGTCTACCATAAAAGGTTCACAGCACAGTTGTCAGTAAAAGCTAGAAAATTCTTAATGTTTCTGTGCTGAGGAACCACCTCTTGCCCCAGTCTGCCTGAAAATCattcttctgggcctcagttccccatCAGTAAAACGAGAGGGCTGGAGTAGAATTCCCTTTTAATATTCTCTGGTTCTTTGTTGGcggtgggttttttgtttggttggtttttttattctttgttttttttagttcttttcacCACCTAACAAACTCATTTTGAGTTCAGGTTTGTAGAGGCATAAATCTTACCATAGAAACTTGCTTCACTTGTTTATATTCAATTTCATCTCGATATCCTGCGTGTTGAAATCTGTAcagattttctatctcttctgaCCACTTTTTGGCATGACTTACTGATTTTGGTTTCACATCAGAACTAGCCATGGCTACAGAGGTCTTATTACCAGTTATTTCTGAAAGAtgtgaaaacaacattaatagaTAACATAATAGTGACAGTTTGGGAAATCCCTTTAAGAACGGACAAaactagcatttaaaaaaattagagagtTAAGAAACCCATTaatatattagatttttaaacattcaattCCAAGAGTGAGAAGGATTCATGttctattttggaaataaaataaaatcaaccctGAAAGATACATAAAATTGCATTCAGAGTTACAGAGTGCTGTCCTAAATGCTGCAGACTAGTTCTGGTATTTCAGACAATAGTTTATACATTTCTGAAATCACACTCTTGGTTTTAACGGCTCAGGAGATTGTCAGAATATCCCACCACCATTTCATTTAATCATATTCCAAACTTCATCTCCCTTTTTGTCCGTTAAGGGAATGTAAGATCAGTCTTctcactctcttccttttcttcttactGGGAAGCAatggtttcttccttttccttttcttaactgTTTGGAAACATGCCAGTCACCGCAGTCCCCTGACTCAGGCCACTGTGTCCCGATGTGAGAAGACGGACTGTCGACACAGTCAATGACAGCTGTGTGGCTGTCCTGACACTGAGATCCCTGACTTTAAAACAATGTagcctttaaaattaaattttcagcTCGTGTTCACGTAACTGTCTAGTCACCAAACTTGTATAGCCAGTTTTTCAAAGACATAGTCTTGCACTTGTTTTTTTGGcaacttcttattttattaccaaaatatatcattcatttaacatttattattatatataatattatataatacctattatatacaatatatgtatattttaatattatataattattatatattacagtcatttattaaaataaagtgcCCAGAATTTTCACCATGATTCCTTGAATTCATTCTtctatttaaatatgtttctattggctgaaatacattaaaatcaGACCTAATAAAGTAGGTTTCATCCTGTAAATGAAttcatattttttgaattttttcagttCTAATGACAAATGCTTATTATGTTAAAGAAGTCAAGCAAAACATTAAAGTACAAAAAGAGAAGGCAAAATAATCATCACAACAGTTAGAAATATCCATCAGGTGAATATCATCCCAACCAAATGATGAGTTAGAAGGACAGACTTAAAAAGTTTTATGAAAAGGAATTTTATAACAAATGCTTTAACAAGTGTAATAAATTTAGCTTTACCTGGATTTACCAGGAGGGAAaataggaaatggaaataaaattgacGGGAATTGCTGAACTTCAGATAAATGTTTCTtcagtattaaatattaaatgtttcttcAATATTAACGATGTAGTGTAAAAGTTCTCTAAATGGTTATTAAAAAGACtgttaagtaaataaaagtaataaaagactgctaataaataataaaatacttaataaaaaagACTGTTAGTGAGAATAGTTGGATTTCAGAAAAACCTTAAAGCAGTGCAATTTTTGAAGATCAAACAATGGCTCATGATACCTACTGACTTAAAAGTCCTAAT is a window encoding:
- the MEIG1 gene encoding meiosis expressed gene 1 protein homolog yields the protein MAERRLPGRAGPTEITGNKTSVAMASSDVKPKSVSHAKKWSEEIENLYRFQHAGYRDEIEYKQVKQVSMVDRWPETGYVKKLERRDNTFYYYNRQRECDDKEVHKVKIYAY